The sequence below is a genomic window from Serinus canaria isolate serCan28SL12 unplaced genomic scaffold, serCan2020 HiC_scaffold_159, whole genome shotgun sequence.
GGGCtaccacagctcctggggcttCTGAGGCtaccacagctcctggggctgccaaaGCTCCTGGGGCTTTTGGGGCTACCACAGTCTGGGCTGCCTGGCTTGGGGCTTCTgagtgccacagctcctgggctgccatGGCTTCTGGGGCTGCCAGGGTTCCCAAGGCtaccacagctcctggggctgccaaaGCTCCTGGGGCTTTTGGGGCTACCATGGATCCTGGGGCTGCCATGGCTTCTGGGGCTTCTgaggctgccacagctcctggggctgccagggttCCCaaggctgccacagctcctggggctgccatgAATTccagggctgccacagctcctggggctgccacagctcctggggctcctggggctgccacagctcctggggctcctggggctgccacagctcctggggctcccagACCTCCCAAGGCTGCCATGGCTCCTGGGACTGTCTTGGCTCTTGGGGCTGCCATGGAttctggggctgctcccagggctgccatggttcctggggctgccacagctcctggggctgccatggctcctggggctgccacagTTCCTGaggctcccacagctcctggggctgatcccagggctgccatggctcctggggctgccggggctgctcctggggctgccatggctcccagggctgatcccagggctgccatggCTCCCAGCCCACTGGGCACTGTCTGGAGTGGGAGGGAGCATCCCAGGGAGCACCTCAGGGAGTGGTGAGCCCGGTTCCGCAGGCTCCGGATCGTCCCACGGGTcacagggagaaggaggagcagatCCCGGCTCCGTTGACGCCTccaggggggagcagggagctggggattcCACGAGCTCTTGGGAACAGCTGGGATGGAAGGAGCCATCCAGGCTCCAGGCAGCCACGCTCACCTGGGAggctcctccatcccagcacgGCTTCCAGAGGCGGCACAGCACCGACTCCCGCCGGCCCGGCACGGCGGGAACGCCGGGATTGGAGTCTCTGggggcaggagaagcaggagctgagtCCCCGTGGATGTTTgggaagctctgctgctgcctggggagctccTGTACGGCTGAGATGCCCTCCCTGATGGAGGAGGAGGGCTCTGATTCCAGGAGGTGATGGTGGACAGGGATCTCCGCCATCTCCGTGTTCGTGGTGTCATTCCCAGGGGAATTCTCTGTCCCAGGGAACACATCCTCGCTCTCCTCAGCTCCGCAGTCATCTCCTATGTCCGTGTACTCAAAGGGGGAGTCCCGGCCATCTCCTGCTCCCATGGGATcatccagctcctctgtgctgttGGCAGAGGGGCTCCCCAGCTGTTCCTCCACCAACACCCCGTTCCCACCTTGGGGTGACTCCTCAGCATCCAGGGAATTGGGGTCGGGATCGGTGCCATCCCCACCCCgctgggagaagcagctgctctgtcccaggtCGCTCTGGGACGGGGACTGGATGCTCTCCATGGGCTGATCCTCTGGAGCAGCCCACGGATCCAGGGACCTGGTGGGAGAGGTCAGGCAGATGGAGCAGGTGTCAGGGGACAGGGCCAGGCTCATTCCCGGTCTGCAGGGGGACCCTGTGTTCCCAGCAGGCTCCCAGTGCTCTCCAGAGGGCGCCTGATCCCCGATTTTGTGCTCGGAGCCGTTCCCGTTCCCCAGCGTGGCTCCAGCAGGATCTGGGCTGTCTGTGACACTGTCAGGCTGTGCCCCACGGAcaaggctgggctcagggggGACTGGCAGCTCCCCGCTGTCACCGTGGGGTGACCCCAGCTCGGCCAGACTGGCCACTCCAGCCCCGTCTGTCTCTGACTCCGGCGTGCCCGGAGCGTCCCAGGGATCCGGGAGCTCCTCCTGGTTTGGTGACATCTCCTCGGGAAAGGCTCCAGGGTCAGTCCCGGCCCCATCTGAGGGCGCTGGGGAGGATCTGTCAGGGCAGGGCGGTGCCagggaggtggggctgggcacaggctcCTCTTCAGGAGCACCAAACTCCTCTGGAGACGCCGAATTCCCTGGATTCTGCTCGCCGTGCTCGCATTCCATCTCGGCATCGCTGCTCTCGGACAGCACCAAATCCACAGGGCCCAGGAAGGAGCTTTCATCCTCCAGCTCCTcgttctccttctcctcctcctccacctccctctcctccttttccgAGTGCCCCGAGGGCTCCTGGcattcctgcccttcctcagtGGCTCCCCCAGGCTCTGCACTTCCAGGAGTTGTCTCCAAGGGCACGGAATCACAGGCAGGCTGCGGATCAGCGCCATCCTCAACTTCCAGGGAATGCCCAGAGCCTCCCACTCCCTCCTCATCCTCGGGAGGGCCGGGGCCACTCTCTgatcctgcctctgctgcttctcctgctgctgctccccgtTTTCCCGAGGAGCACTGGGGGGGTCTGTCCACggagctgtgctggagtttggggtttggctCCCGGGGATTTCCGTTCCCGGGGATTTGCTGGGACAGCTGAGCTCCTcgggagggctgggggtgatCCTGGCATCCAGCAGGTCCTCCTtggctgcctcctcctggaACACAATCCACAGgttaacaagaaaaaaacattcctcataggaaaatgcaggaaagaaaaacactggaGTATTTTTTCCTTCGTGCAAAACAATTCCAGCCCTATGGAAGCTGCTCCTCTTGTTCAAGTTTTAAAGGAATGATTTAAATTTGAGGATTCAGGCTGGGAAATAGCTCAGCAGATCCCCACATTTTATGTTTACCCCAAGAACCTCCACTCCTGACCGTGGGCAGACTGGAGAAAGTGTAAAAATTCATTTCAAGTTTTATCCAGAATGGAATTTTCACGGATTTCAGCGGAGGGATGAGGGAAATGATGCAAAGCACTGCACTGGCACCTGTGTGAGGAAAAACCCCTGAGCCAACAAATCCCAGCTTTCCAACCCACCTGGGAATGAATGGCTGTGCTGGATTTGGAATTCTGGGGGCTCCCCTCAGCTGAGGACACCCAAACTGGGAATTTCAATCAGGAACAGGCGCTGAGCTCGACCctttaatgattttaatttgGGATTCCTCCCCCTCTGAGAGCATCCCTGCTTCCCTGGATACCCCACAAGCACATCTCCACTCCTCTGGAAAATCCCACTCCTCTGAGAGGAAAC
It includes:
- the LOC127061169 gene encoding uncharacterized protein LOC127061169, with translation MPEDPKAAPDPKGNTRSAPAAPLVGKVLPFRHQQSGTEPARSQSCARRKEEFSRRHTVNLCGNAMKVTCRWEEEYLFHLDSRYTNDSLEKTVIRALHGPWDPNLPDDVEGMKLILHMWVALFYRKPSKLLSSSRKVVEHSNPRKFVSINSSGGFLELSDDSQDCFGFETCPADSGSDPDQTPSSSLDPSSSLDPSTPSQGTSQPERSPADSQTDADGAAAAVDSTVSSSSGELPCREEEEEPSSTSCPESLSLQEHSREKLDGAGGEPEGVPEESAPDVSSGTAEEAAKEDLLDARITPSPPEELSCPSKSPGTEIPGSQTPNSSTAPWTDPPSAPRENGEQQQEKQQRQDQRVAPALPRMRREWEALGIPWKLRMALIRSLPVIPCPWRQLLEVQSLGEPLRKGRNARSPRGTRKRRRGRWRRRRRRTRSWRMKAPSWALWIWCCPRAAMPRWNASTASRIQGIRRLQRSLVLLKRSLCPAPPPWHRPALTDPPQRPQMGPGLTLEPFPRRCHQTRRSSRIPGTLRARRSQRQTGLEWPVWPSWGHPTVTAGSCQSPLSPALSVGHSLTVSQTAQILLEPRWGTGTAPSTKSGIRRPLESTGSLLGTQGPPADRE